Below is a window of Propionispora hippei DSM 15287 DNA.
GCTTGCCGCACTAAAGAAATCGCTGAGATTGTTGTGGCTGAAGCACAGGAGGCTATGCGTGATGCTCAAGCGTTCTTTAAGTTCCGTACTCAATTAGATACCGAAGGAAAAATTGGGTATAACTGGAGTGATTGCCATTAAGAAATGTAAAGGATGTGGAAAGGAATTACCACTAACTGAATATGGTAGAAATTCTCAAGGTAGACAAGGCTACCATAGTCGATGTCGTACTTGTAGAAAATCAGAGTCATATAAACGCCTCTACGGAATCTCGTTGGAAGATGCCCAACGTATCTTAGATTCCCAAGGAGGCGTTTGTGCTTTATGTGGTTATCCATTGGATTTAACAGTAGGCAACGACAGGAACGCTTGTGTTGACCACTGTCACAGTACAGGAAAGATTCGAGGGATACTCTGCCGTTCCTGTAATGGTGCTATTGGAAAACTAGGCGATTCTGTTGAAGCCATGCAAAAGGTCATCAACTACTTACAAGGAGGAATTTGATTATGAAAACAAGTGTATGCCGTGAGATTATCGTGGAGTTCATCCACACCATGAAAGACAAGAAAGGTTTTGTTACTGTGAATCAACATGAAGTAGCCAATGCGTTTGGTCTAAACTCTGGTTCCATTAGCCGTGTCCTGAAAAGCCTTATCGAAGAAGGCAAGATTGTCAAGGTCGTTCCTCATAGTTCTGGAAGACCTGCTGTATATCGGGTGGTCGCATGAAAGTAGAGTTAATTCACCTAACACCAAATGCTCTTGCGTTATGTGCAGGAGCGATGAGTAAGTGTTATGACAAAAACGTGTCCCCTGCCTCTGTTGTGAAATACGGAGTGCAGTCGGGACACTTTTCAGTTTTAGAACATGCCCACGCTACATTCGATATTGAGTGTTCACTTGCTGTCCTTGGGCAACTCACTAGACATAGACATCTCTCATTTACCGTTAAGTCCTCAAGAGGAGCGATGTCTCACTATCCCGGTGATTATGACTGTCCTCGAAGTATCCAGTCTCATCCTTCTGCCACGAAGCACATTGAGCAGACTTTCCAAATTTATAAAGACCTCATCCAGAGTGGAGTTCCAACTGAGGATGCGGCCTATCTTCTTCCTAAAGGAACCATTACAAAACTGCGTGTCACTGGAAATCTCCGGGCATGGCTTGAGTACCTCCCGAAACGGCTATGTTTGAGAGCGA
It encodes the following:
- a CDS encoding endonuclease VII domain-containing protein; its protein translation is MIAIKKCKGCGKELPLTEYGRNSQGRQGYHSRCRTCRKSESYKRLYGISLEDAQRILDSQGGVCALCGYPLDLTVGNDRNACVDHCHSTGKIRGILCRSCNGAIGKLGDSVEAMQKVINYLQGGI
- a CDS encoding helix-turn-helix domain-containing protein; its protein translation is MKTSVCREIIVEFIHTMKDKKGFVTVNQHEVANAFGLNSGSISRVLKSLIEEGKIVKVVPHSSGRPAVYRVVA
- the thyX gene encoding FAD-dependent thymidylate synthase, with protein sequence MKVELIHLTPNALALCAGAMSKCYDKNVSPASVVKYGVQSGHFSVLEHAHATFDIECSLAVLGQLTRHRHLSFTVKSSRGAMSHYPGDYDCPRSIQSHPSATKHIEQTFQIYKDLIQSGVPTEDAAYLLPKGTITKLRVTGNLRAWLEYLPKRLCLRAMPEHREVANEIKRLLAFELPEVFANVTTPCDTCKETKCEF